A single region of the Saprospiraceae bacterium genome encodes:
- the iolD gene encoding 3D-(3,5/4)-trihydroxycyclohexane-1,2-dione acylhydrolase (decyclizing), which yields MTKKLTVAQATIAFLHQQYVERDGQAHQFFAGCFGIFGHGNVAGLGQALLQYPELPYYQSRNEQSMVHTAVAYAKVKNRLSTFACTSSIGPGATNMVTGAALATINRLPVLLLPGDIFARRNVAPVLQQLESAYSQDISVNDCFKPVSKYWDRINRPEQLITSLPEVMRVLTSQAETGAVTLAMPQDIQAEAFDFPKEFFEKRTWHIGRPRPDIALIQKAAEWIKKAKRPIIIAGGGVIYSDATAILKQLVNRTGIPVAETFAGKGSLRYDEPENLGACGVTGTPGAIAMAKEADLVIGVGTRYSDFTTASKTAFQNPDVRFININITEFDAHKHSALPVVGDAKASLEELDRLLGHFKVDSAYRERALAYNRSWDQKVTEIYNLGHTPLSQGEVIGAVNELSDPNDIMVCAAGSAPGDLHKAWRTRHPKGFHLEYGYSCMGYEIAGGLGIKMAAPEREVYIIVGDGSYLMLSQEIITSIQENVKLIIVLINNNGFASIGGLSRSLGTEGFGTRYLYRDPEKGALNGDEIPVALAEERYLPVDLAGNAASLGAIVLPATDMPSLEAALKKARSTDRTTVVYVETDRYQGMEGYCWWEVPVSEVSTKESVQAAFKEYEQQKANQRHYLKPPFSSENWGD from the coding sequence ATGACAAAAAAACTAACGGTGGCACAGGCAACCATCGCCTTTTTGCACCAACAGTATGTAGAAAGGGACGGGCAAGCACATCAATTTTTTGCTGGCTGCTTTGGAATCTTTGGTCACGGCAACGTAGCAGGACTCGGCCAGGCCTTGCTGCAATATCCCGAATTACCTTATTACCAGTCGCGCAATGAGCAATCCATGGTACACACGGCGGTGGCCTATGCCAAGGTGAAAAACAGGCTCTCGACCTTTGCCTGCACCTCCTCCATTGGACCCGGCGCCACCAATATGGTTACCGGGGCAGCCCTGGCGACCATCAACCGATTGCCCGTTTTGTTGCTGCCAGGCGATATTTTCGCCCGCCGCAATGTGGCGCCTGTGTTACAACAGTTAGAATCAGCCTATTCCCAAGATATATCCGTGAACGATTGCTTCAAGCCCGTTTCCAAATATTGGGATCGAATCAATCGACCGGAGCAACTTATTACTTCCCTGCCCGAAGTAATGCGCGTGTTGACGTCACAGGCAGAAACGGGGGCCGTCACCCTGGCCATGCCGCAGGATATCCAGGCCGAAGCCTTTGATTTCCCCAAGGAATTCTTCGAAAAAAGAACCTGGCACATCGGCCGCCCGCGCCCGGATATAGCCCTCATTCAGAAGGCAGCCGAATGGATTAAAAAAGCCAAACGGCCGATTATTATTGCCGGAGGAGGTGTCATCTATAGCGATGCAACAGCCATCCTCAAACAGCTCGTCAACCGCACGGGTATCCCCGTTGCTGAGACCTTCGCGGGCAAAGGTTCCCTGCGTTACGACGAGCCGGAGAACCTCGGCGCCTGCGGCGTGACCGGCACCCCCGGCGCCATCGCTATGGCCAAAGAAGCCGACCTGGTGATCGGTGTCGGTACCCGCTATAGCGACTTTACCACCGCTTCTAAAACGGCATTCCAAAACCCGGATGTCCGTTTTATCAATATCAATATCACCGAGTTTGATGCTCATAAGCATTCCGCCTTGCCGGTGGTAGGAGATGCCAAAGCAAGTTTGGAAGAATTAGACCGATTATTAGGGCATTTTAAAGTCGATTCGGCTTATCGTGAAAGGGCACTGGCCTACAACCGATCCTGGGACCAAAAGGTAACCGAGATTTACAACTTGGGCCATACGCCCCTGAGCCAAGGCGAAGTCATCGGCGCAGTCAACGAACTATCCGACCCCAATGACATCATGGTTTGCGCGGCGGGCAGCGCTCCCGGAGACCTCCACAAAGCCTGGCGTACCCGCCACCCCAAGGGTTTTCACCTGGAGTATGGCTATTCCTGCATGGGCTATGAAATTGCCGGCGGCCTCGGCATCAAAATGGCCGCCCCCGAACGGGAAGTCTACATTATCGTTGGCGATGGGAGTTACCTCATGTTGTCACAAGAAATTATCACTTCGATCCAGGAAAATGTCAAATTGATTATCGTACTCATTAACAATAATGGTTTTGCCAGTATTGGTGGCCTGTCTCGTTCCTTAGGGACCGAAGGTTTTGGCACCCGGTACCTGTACCGCGACCCAGAGAAGGGAGCCCTCAATGGAGATGAGATCCCAGTTGCGCTGGCCGAAGAACGCTATCTCCCCGTCGACCTGGCCGGCAATGCTGCAAGCTTGGGCGCCATCGTCCTCCCCGCCACCGACATGCCTTCTCTGGAAGCCGCCTTGAAAAAAGCCCGTAGCACCGACAGAACCACCGTGGTCTATGTCGAAACGGACCGCTACCAAGGCATGGAAGGTTATTGCTGGTGGGAAGTACCCGTCTCGGAAGTATCGACTAAAGAATCCGTCCAAGCTGCCTTTAAGGAATATGAGCAACAAAAAGCCAATCAACGGCATTATTTAAAGCCGCCGTTTTCTTCAGAGAATTGGGGCGATTGA
- a CDS encoding class II fructose-bisphosphate aldolase, translating into MLVTTNYLFQHCYGKYAIPAVNVSFMEQTLGLFAAAEKANAPFIVQTTPASRNYAKPEMLVAIIKAAAQIYPKTIFALHLDHGYEEHIWHALEGGDYTSVMIDASHDDFATNIIRTKAVVARAHQQGVSVEAELGVLAGVEDDLSIDEAHALYTNPNEVETFVKETNCDSLAIAVGTSHGAYKFSGGQGLQFAVLQEIQQRLPGFPLVLHGGSAVNYEEIRRINAAGGKLQASAKGVDPEEVKKAIAYGICKVNLATDFRLLWTRVNREYFQEHPDDFAPMNPGKIYMEAYVETMLEKFDLLNATGKANTIKR; encoded by the coding sequence ATGCTGGTAACAACTAATTACCTTTTCCAACATTGCTACGGCAAGTATGCCATTCCTGCGGTGAATGTCTCCTTTATGGAGCAAACCCTGGGACTATTTGCGGCAGCGGAAAAAGCGAATGCCCCTTTCATTGTGCAGACGACCCCCGCTTCCCGCAATTATGCAAAGCCTGAAATGTTGGTTGCTATCATTAAGGCAGCGGCCCAGATTTATCCAAAAACTATTTTTGCCCTTCACCTCGACCATGGTTATGAGGAGCACATTTGGCATGCTTTGGAGGGCGGCGATTACACCTCTGTCATGATTGATGCCTCGCATGACGACTTTGCGACCAATATCATACGAACCAAAGCGGTGGTAGCGCGTGCCCATCAGCAAGGGGTAAGTGTGGAGGCTGAGTTGGGCGTGCTGGCAGGGGTAGAAGATGACCTGAGTATTGACGAAGCCCATGCTTTATACACGAATCCGAATGAAGTGGAAACTTTTGTAAAAGAAACCAATTGCGATAGCCTGGCGATAGCCGTTGGGACCAGTCATGGCGCCTATAAGTTCTCGGGCGGACAAGGTTTACAGTTTGCTGTACTGCAAGAAATCCAGCAGCGCTTGCCCGGCTTTCCCCTAGTTTTACATGGCGGCTCGGCGGTCAACTACGAAGAGATTCGCCGCATCAATGCCGCCGGAGGAAAACTGCAAGCGAGTGCCAAAGGGGTTGATCCGGAGGAGGTGAAAAAGGCCATAGCCTATGGCATTTGCAAAGTGAATTTGGCCACCGATTTTCGCTTACTCTGGACCCGCGTGAACCGGGAGTATTTTCAGGAACACCCCGATGATTTTGCACCCATGAATCCGGGTAAGATTTACATGGAAGCTTATGTTGAAACGATGCTGGAAAAATTTGATTTACTCAATGCCACTGGCAAAGCAAATACTATAAAAAGATGA
- a CDS encoding solute:sodium symporter family transporter: MIQFLSFLAFTGFVAFYATWQLRKDKLNTQDGYFLGGRSLTGIVIAGSMLLTNISTEHLIGLNGSSYKNGAIIIAWEVTSALALVAAAMYFVPRYLKMGLTTIPEFLEKRFDGLTRTLLALLLIISFVSTLLPIVLYTGAINIESIFNISEVLQVSKSQGLWITVLVVGIIGAVYAIFGGLKMVAYTDTINGFGLMIAGLLVPVLALLDIGDGNIVRGLTMVFENSPDKFNVISREVSVGPGAREAILPFSVLFTGLIINQLYFWTMHQSIIQRALGAVSLKEAQKGLLYTGVLKILIPLVIVLPGIIAFYYFGDAYYDEQDSVYPLLLKKVLPLWMTGFFVAVVMGAVLSTFNSALNSAATIFSLDIYKQYINKAAAGSTLVRIGKLVSTILAVFAIFVAPFVANAPAGLYQLLQQLNGIFFIPMATVILAGFFFPRVSAVGARAGLFFGLAFYILLSFILKVEMHFVHIWGIEFVLNVVVMHLVSMYFPRINTFTIQDIGVVEMKQWKYAKGLSIFLVAITLVIYILLGNV, from the coding sequence ATGATACAATTCCTCAGTTTTTTAGCCTTTACCGGCTTTGTCGCTTTCTATGCCACCTGGCAGTTGCGCAAAGACAAGCTGAACACCCAAGATGGTTATTTTTTGGGCGGAAGAAGCCTGACCGGAATTGTTATAGCCGGGTCGATGTTATTGACCAATATTTCTACGGAGCACCTCATCGGACTGAACGGTTCTTCCTACAAAAATGGCGCTATCATTATCGCATGGGAAGTTACCTCGGCCTTGGCGTTGGTGGCTGCAGCCATGTATTTTGTGCCGCGCTACCTTAAAATGGGATTGACGACCATCCCAGAGTTTTTGGAAAAAAGGTTTGATGGATTGACCAGGACCCTCCTCGCCTTATTACTGATCATTTCATTTGTCAGTACTTTGTTACCCATTGTATTGTACACTGGCGCTATTAACATTGAGAGCATTTTCAATATTTCGGAAGTGCTACAGGTTTCCAAAAGCCAGGGACTATGGATAACGGTCCTGGTGGTTGGTATTATCGGAGCCGTTTATGCGATATTTGGAGGATTGAAAATGGTGGCCTATACCGATACCATTAATGGTTTTGGGTTGATGATTGCTGGTTTGTTAGTGCCGGTTCTGGCGCTACTGGATATCGGGGACGGCAATATCGTGAGGGGCTTGACCATGGTTTTCGAAAATAGTCCTGACAAATTTAATGTCATCAGCCGGGAAGTCTCGGTTGGACCTGGAGCAAGGGAAGCTATTTTGCCTTTTAGTGTATTGTTTACGGGTTTGATAATCAATCAATTGTATTTCTGGACCATGCACCAGTCTATTATTCAGCGGGCCTTGGGTGCGGTGAGTTTAAAAGAGGCGCAAAAGGGCCTTTTATATACGGGTGTATTGAAAATTTTAATCCCTTTGGTCATTGTATTGCCAGGAATCATTGCCTTTTATTACTTTGGAGATGCCTATTATGATGAACAAGATAGCGTCTATCCGCTTTTACTGAAAAAAGTATTGCCCCTTTGGATGACAGGTTTTTTTGTGGCAGTGGTGATGGGGGCAGTTCTCAGTACCTTCAATAGTGCCCTGAATAGCGCAGCTACCATTTTTAGCCTGGATATTTACAAACAGTATATCAATAAAGCAGCAGCGGGAAGTACGTTGGTTAGAATAGGGAAATTGGTCTCTACTATTTTAGCTGTTTTTGCCATCTTTGTAGCACCATTTGTCGCCAATGCCCCCGCAGGATTATACCAGCTACTTCAGCAGCTCAATGGCATCTTTTTCATTCCGATGGCAACGGTCATTTTAGCTGGCTTTTTCTTTCCTCGGGTTTCCGCAGTAGGTGCCAGAGCAGGCTTGTTCTTTGGCCTGGCTTTTTATATCCTGCTGTCTTTTATATTAAAGGTAGAAATGCATTTTGTTCATATATGGGGCATTGAGTTCGTCTTGAATGTGGTGGTTATGCACCTGGTATCTATGTATTTTCCCAGAATAAATACCTTCACCATTCAGGATATTGGTGTAGTGGAGATGAAACAGTGGAAATACGCCAAGGGTTTAAGTATTTTTTTGGTAGCCATTACCTTGGTGATTTATATTTTGTTAGGGAATGTGTAA
- the iolG gene encoding inositol 2-dehydrogenase: protein MNHIKVGVIGLGRIGKIHLKNLLQIPGVKVLVATDPFPEAQQFAVDLGVPSVVADYQEIITNPGIDAIIICSPTDTHFEIIQKAAAAGKHIFCEKPLDMTVEAIQQIQEIVTKAGVKLQVGFNRRFDVHFAKVREMVEQGQVGDTHILKITSRDPGPPPISYIERSGGLFLDMTIHDFDMARFIVGSEVTEVYAKGAVRVDPAIGVAGDIDTAIVNLTFEDGTIATIDNSRKATYGYDQRLEIFGSKGMVNIENQQPDSHTLYNGTGIHQPLLLDFFLERYMVAYQREMQAFVTAIQTDAKVPVDGYDALMATVIGLAAWKSVKENRPVKVAEIIH, encoded by the coding sequence ATGAATCATATCAAGGTAGGCGTAATAGGATTGGGCCGCATCGGCAAAATCCATCTTAAGAATCTGCTTCAAATACCAGGGGTAAAGGTTTTGGTGGCAACGGATCCTTTCCCCGAAGCCCAACAATTTGCAGTGGATTTGGGAGTACCCTCAGTCGTAGCAGATTATCAGGAAATCATAACTAATCCTGGCATTGATGCTATCATCATTTGTTCGCCAACGGACACCCATTTCGAAATCATCCAAAAAGCGGCTGCAGCTGGGAAGCATATTTTCTGCGAAAAACCCCTGGATATGACCGTAGAGGCCATCCAGCAAATCCAGGAGATCGTAACAAAGGCAGGTGTTAAATTGCAAGTTGGCTTCAACCGTCGTTTTGACGTTCATTTTGCTAAAGTTCGCGAAATGGTCGAACAAGGCCAGGTTGGCGACACCCATATTTTAAAAATAACCAGCCGGGACCCGGGGCCACCACCGATTTCCTATATCGAGCGTTCAGGTGGCTTGTTCCTGGACATGACCATACATGATTTCGATATGGCTCGATTTATAGTAGGTAGCGAAGTGACGGAGGTTTATGCTAAGGGCGCCGTGCGCGTGGATCCCGCAATAGGCGTAGCAGGAGACATTGATACCGCTATTGTCAACCTGACTTTTGAAGATGGCACCATTGCTACCATCGACAATAGCAGAAAGGCTACTTATGGCTATGACCAAAGGCTGGAAATTTTTGGCTCCAAGGGCATGGTTAATATCGAAAACCAACAACCAGATTCGCATACGCTTTACAACGGAACAGGTATTCATCAGCCCCTGTTACTGGATTTTTTCCTGGAACGCTATATGGTCGCCTATCAGCGAGAAATGCAGGCCTTTGTCACCGCTATTCAGACAGACGCCAAGGTCCCCGTTGATGGCTATGATGCCTTGATGGCGACGGTCATTGGCCTTGCTGCCTGGAAATCTGTCAAGGAAAACAGACCCGTTAAGGTTGCGGAGATAATTCACTAG
- a CDS encoding CoA-acylating methylmalonate-semialdehyde dehydrogenase: MQQLKNYINGSWTNSSSNDFMAVDNPATLEILAKVPAGGSQDVEAAVKAASQAFPGWRNTPAHQRIQYLFKLKTLLETHLEEIARTITLECGKTYAESLGEMQRAIENVEMACGIPAMMQGQFSEDIARGIDEFMIRQPLGVCACIAPFNFPGMIPFWFLPYAIACGNTYIVKPSEKVPLTMTKVFELIDQLDLPAGVINMVHGAKESVNAILEHPEIKAISFVGSTPIARYVYAKAAQHGKRVQAQGGAKNPIIILPDADIETTAQIVADSVYGCAGQRCLAASMVVTVGDHKEVTDSIIELTKSRTTGFGLDNGVAMGPVISAESKERIQGLIELGIAEGAKLVLDGRNPSISGYEKGNFIAPTILEDVPIGGKIAGTEIFGPVMSLMHLDHIDDAIELINSGNYGNMACLFTSSGAAARQFRHDAWAGNIGINIGVAAPMAEFPFSGWKDSFFGDLHGQGNHAVEFFTQTKVVVERWLKTWERKF; this comes from the coding sequence ATGCAACAACTAAAGAACTATATCAACGGAAGCTGGACGAATAGCAGCAGCAATGATTTTATGGCGGTCGATAATCCAGCAACCCTGGAAATATTGGCTAAGGTACCGGCCGGAGGCAGCCAGGATGTGGAAGCAGCCGTCAAGGCAGCCAGTCAGGCCTTTCCAGGATGGCGCAATACGCCCGCACATCAGCGGATTCAGTACCTGTTCAAGCTAAAGACCTTACTGGAAACCCATTTGGAAGAGATCGCTCGCACGATCACCCTCGAATGCGGTAAAACCTATGCAGAATCATTGGGAGAAATGCAACGCGCCATTGAAAACGTAGAAATGGCTTGTGGCATTCCAGCGATGATGCAGGGCCAGTTCTCAGAAGATATCGCCAGGGGAATTGATGAATTTATGATTCGCCAACCCCTCGGTGTTTGTGCTTGTATTGCGCCTTTCAATTTCCCGGGGATGATCCCCTTTTGGTTTTTGCCTTATGCGATTGCCTGTGGCAATACCTATATAGTGAAGCCTTCGGAAAAGGTACCACTCACCATGACCAAGGTGTTTGAACTGATAGATCAACTTGACTTACCAGCAGGAGTCATCAATATGGTGCACGGCGCCAAGGAAAGTGTGAATGCCATTTTGGAACACCCGGAAATAAAGGCGATCAGTTTTGTGGGGTCTACGCCTATTGCCCGTTATGTTTATGCCAAGGCCGCCCAGCACGGGAAGCGCGTTCAGGCCCAGGGCGGCGCGAAAAACCCCATTATTATTTTGCCGGATGCAGACATTGAAACGACGGCACAAATTGTAGCCGATAGTGTTTATGGATGCGCAGGGCAGCGTTGTTTGGCCGCTTCTATGGTCGTGACAGTAGGCGACCACAAGGAGGTGACCGACAGCATCATTGAATTGACCAAAAGTAGAACCACCGGCTTCGGTTTGGATAATGGCGTAGCCATGGGCCCCGTCATCTCTGCCGAAAGCAAAGAACGTATCCAGGGCCTGATCGAGCTGGGGATAGCCGAAGGAGCCAAGCTGGTTTTGGATGGCCGAAATCCCTCCATTTCTGGTTATGAAAAAGGCAATTTTATTGCACCTACCATTTTGGAAGATGTGCCGATAGGTGGAAAAATAGCAGGGACAGAAATTTTTGGCCCCGTGATGAGCCTCATGCACCTGGATCATATCGATGATGCCATTGAACTCATCAATAGCGGCAATTATGGCAATATGGCTTGTTTGTTTACGAGCAGTGGTGCGGCAGCCCGCCAATTCCGACACGACGCCTGGGCTGGCAATATCGGCATCAATATTGGTGTGGCAGCTCCTATGGCTGAGTTCCCCTTTTCTGGCTGGAAAGATAGCTTTTTTGGCGATCTGCACGGCCAGGGAAACCACGCGGTAGAGTTTTTCACCCAAACCAAGGTGGTGGTAGAACGATGGCTGAAGACCTGGGAGCGGAAGTTTTAG
- the iolC gene encoding 5-dehydro-2-deoxygluconokinase, giving the protein MSAEKKYDVITFGRSSIDLYSNDLGAPFEEITSFGAFVGGSSTNIAVGSRRLGLKTALLTAIGNDKVGAFIKRFLDNEGVDTQFIPTIEDTRSSAVILGIEPPDRFPLVFYRHNAADLQLTIDHVLNTNLQDFKAIVLSGNALSKDPSKTATFFAAEEAVAKGTRVFLDLDFRADQWFDPRAYGVMVRALLPKVEIAIGTEEEILAASLQDSSQITIKHQQVSAPEIKGNIEKAIATILNLGVKVLIVKRGAEGASIFEKGKAEVVVPGFPVEILNILGAGDAFGAGFIYGCMQNWDLYKSVRMGNACGAILVTKHGCANFMPTLEEALAFAEAKGGL; this is encoded by the coding sequence ATGTCTGCTGAAAAAAAATACGATGTTATCACTTTTGGCCGTTCCTCTATCGATTTATATTCTAATGACCTGGGGGCGCCATTTGAAGAAATCACCTCATTTGGTGCTTTTGTTGGCGGTTCTTCGACCAACATAGCTGTTGGGAGCCGCAGATTAGGGCTCAAGACGGCTTTGCTGACCGCTATCGGCAACGACAAGGTAGGCGCCTTTATCAAGCGGTTTTTAGACAATGAAGGGGTCGATACCCAATTCATCCCGACTATAGAAGACACCAGGAGTTCTGCTGTTATTCTGGGCATAGAACCGCCCGATCGTTTCCCTTTGGTTTTTTATCGGCATAATGCTGCCGACCTTCAGCTCACGATCGACCATGTATTAAACACCAATCTCCAAGATTTTAAAGCCATTGTTTTATCAGGGAATGCCCTGAGCAAAGACCCCAGTAAAACGGCCACCTTTTTTGCGGCTGAAGAGGCCGTTGCCAAAGGCACTCGCGTATTCCTCGACCTCGACTTCCGGGCAGACCAGTGGTTCGACCCCAGGGCCTATGGTGTCATGGTACGGGCTTTGTTGCCTAAGGTAGAAATTGCCATCGGCACCGAAGAAGAGATTTTAGCCGCCAGCTTGCAGGATAGCAGTCAAATCACCATCAAGCACCAACAAGTCTCTGCCCCCGAAATAAAAGGCAACATCGAAAAAGCAATTGCCACTATTCTGAACCTGGGGGTGAAGGTGCTTATCGTGAAAAGAGGGGCAGAAGGCGCCTCCATTTTTGAAAAAGGGAAAGCGGAAGTCGTGGTACCTGGTTTCCCGGTCGAGATTCTCAATATCTTGGGAGCAGGAGACGCCTTTGGGGCAGGTTTCATTTATGGCTGTATGCAAAACTGGGACTTGTACAAGTCGGTGCGGATGGGCAATGCCTGTGGTGCGATCCTGGTGACCAAACATGGCTGTGCCAATTTCATGCCTACCCTGGAAGAGGCGCTGGCCTTCGCGGAAGCGAAAGGAGGCTTATAG
- the iolB gene encoding 5-deoxy-glucuronate isomerase, whose product MKRSTQSPLLVVADSEQEAGIYQDVRREEAGWEFLNFQARILKKGEQWAHYTGENEYAIVLLGGNFSVSSDKGDWKTSNGRKDVFSGIAHTLYLPRRTNFTLSADSDILDIGIGWCETDEDHPAYFKQPEECAIELRGGDNANRQINGLLQPGFDCHRLVCVEVYTPSGNWSSFPAHKHDERILDESGKVLEARLEETYFYKIDKPQGYAIQQVYTSDRSLDEIVRPRNNDLVMVPKGYHPVVAGHGYNVYYLNFLTGSDQSLANTDDPDHKWIYGTWKGQDPRLPMVTAEMNKPS is encoded by the coding sequence ATGAAAAGATCAACACAAAGTCCATTACTTGTGGTGGCAGATTCCGAGCAGGAAGCTGGTATCTATCAGGATGTTAGAAGAGAAGAAGCGGGATGGGAATTTCTTAATTTTCAAGCCCGAATCCTTAAAAAAGGAGAACAGTGGGCTCATTATACAGGGGAAAACGAGTATGCTATTGTGTTGTTGGGGGGTAATTTTTCGGTTAGCTCTGATAAAGGAGACTGGAAAACAAGCAATGGCCGAAAAGATGTCTTTAGTGGCATTGCACATACCCTATATTTGCCTCGTAGGACAAATTTCACCCTTAGCGCTGACAGTGACATCCTGGACATAGGGATTGGCTGGTGTGAGACAGATGAAGATCATCCGGCCTATTTCAAACAACCAGAAGAATGCGCGATAGAATTGCGCGGAGGTGATAACGCCAACCGGCAAATTAATGGCCTCCTACAGCCGGGGTTTGACTGCCATCGGCTGGTTTGCGTAGAGGTGTATACGCCCTCTGGCAACTGGAGTTCCTTCCCTGCCCATAAGCACGATGAGCGCATCCTGGATGAATCGGGCAAGGTCCTGGAGGCTCGATTGGAAGAAACTTACTTCTATAAAATCGATAAACCGCAAGGGTACGCTATTCAACAAGTGTATACTTCAGATAGAAGCCTGGATGAGATCGTTAGACCCCGAAACAATGACCTGGTGATGGTGCCCAAGGGCTATCATCCCGTCGTAGCAGGCCACGGCTACAATGTATATTACCTCAATTTTCTAACAGGTAGCGACCAATCGCTCGCCAACACCGATGATCCAGATCACAAGTGGATCTATGGCACCTGGAAAGGGCAGGACCCCCGACTGCCAATGGTTACTGCCGAAATGAATAAACCCTCATAA
- a CDS encoding DUF2306 domain-containing protein produces MQFQGVLKTGIFASLILASSYLMLQIILPYTSGALDIDFLLTKQHIIHLLHYRFAFYFHIFTSLFVLLAGILQFSGFFLRKWPLLHRWIGRSYVFIILCISGPAAMVMSFYANGGWMSRISFIILTALWWWFTWKAYQTARQRAFATHGEFMIRSYALTLSAITLRIYQFLLGTFWLMDPQFQYLLVAWGSWVINLGLAEGLIRWQRRKDPLFFQ; encoded by the coding sequence ATGCAATTCCAAGGGGTACTAAAAACGGGGATTTTTGCGAGTTTGATTTTGGCTTCCAGCTATTTGATGCTGCAAATTATTTTGCCTTATACGAGTGGCGCCTTGGACATCGATTTTTTACTCACCAAACAACACATCATCCACCTCCTGCATTATCGCTTTGCTTTTTATTTTCACATCTTCACGAGCCTGTTTGTTTTGTTGGCTGGTATCCTACAATTTTCAGGTTTCTTTTTGCGAAAATGGCCATTGCTACACCGCTGGATAGGTCGATCGTATGTTTTTATCATCTTGTGTATCAGCGGCCCAGCTGCGATGGTGATGTCTTTTTATGCCAATGGCGGCTGGATGTCTCGAATCAGCTTTATCATCCTGACGGCACTTTGGTGGTGGTTCACTTGGAAAGCCTACCAGACAGCCAGACAGCGCGCCTTTGCCACACATGGTGAGTTTATGATTCGCTCTTATGCGCTCACCCTTTCGGCTATCACCTTGCGCATTTATCAATTTTTATTGGGCACTTTTTGGTTGATGGATCCGCAGTTTCAATACCTCTTGGTAGCTTGGGGAAGCTGGGTGATCAACCTGGGGCTAGCAGAGGGACTGATTAGGTGGCAGAGAAGGAAGGATCCGTTATTTTTTCAATAA